Proteins from a genomic interval of Fodinicurvata sp. EGI_FJ10296:
- the sufC gene encoding Fe-S cluster assembly ATPase SufC, which translates to MLEIRDLHVSVEDKPILKGVTLTIPEGEVHAIMGPNGSGKSTLSYVLAGRDGYEVTGGSVLFKGQEILDMDPEDRSRAGLFLAFQYPLEIPGVGMSTFLRTAINAHRRSRGEDELDPMAFAKLVREKAKELEIDPSMMKRAVNAGFSGGEKKRNEILQMALLEPSLAILDETDSGLDIDALKIVAEGVNRLRRPDNSTLVITHYQRLLNHIVPDRVHVLSGGRIVASGDKSLAEKLEAEGYVNAASAA; encoded by the coding sequence ATGCTCGAAATCCGCGATCTTCATGTTTCTGTCGAGGACAAGCCGATCCTGAAGGGCGTCACGCTCACAATCCCGGAGGGTGAGGTTCACGCCATCATGGGGCCGAACGGTTCGGGCAAATCGACCCTGAGCTATGTTCTCGCGGGGCGGGACGGATACGAGGTCACCGGTGGCAGTGTGCTGTTCAAGGGTCAGGAGATCCTGGACATGGATCCGGAGGACCGGTCGCGGGCCGGCCTGTTCCTGGCATTCCAGTATCCGCTGGAAATCCCCGGCGTCGGCATGTCGACCTTCTTGCGCACCGCGATCAACGCCCACCGGCGCTCCAGGGGTGAGGATGAACTCGATCCGATGGCCTTCGCCAAGCTGGTGCGGGAAAAAGCCAAGGAACTCGAAATCGATCCGTCCATGATGAAGCGTGCGGTCAACGCCGGTTTCTCCGGCGGCGAGAAAAAGCGCAACGAGATCCTGCAGATGGCGCTGCTCGAACCCAGTCTGGCCATTCTGGACGAGACGGATTCCGGGCTCGACATCGACGCGCTCAAGATCGTCGCGGAGGGCGTCAACCGTCTGCGCCGTCCTGACAATTCGACCCTGGTGATTACACATTATCAGCGGCTGCTTAACCACATCGTGCCCGATCGGGTCCACGTCCTGTCGGGCGGCCGGATCGTCGCCTCCGGCGACAAATCATTGGCGGAAAAGCTGGAAGCGGAAGGTTATGTCAACGCGGCTTCGGCCGCCTGA
- the sufB gene encoding Fe-S cluster assembly protein SufB: MAAVTETIEQVESVTNNKYKYGFSTDIEMDLAPKGLSEDIVRLISAKKHEPDWLLELRLKAYRTWLEMPEPDWSKVRFPPIDYQDAYYYAAPKKADDGPETLEDVDPKLRETYEKLGIPLAEQELLAGVKNRQVAVDAVFDSVSVATTFKEKLKEAGVIFCPISEAVRDHPELVQKYLGSVVPVADNKHACLNSAVFTDGSFVYIPPGVTCPMELSTYFRINAANTGQFERTLIIADKGSYVSYLEGCTAPQRDEHQLHAAVVELIALDDAEIKYSTVQNWYPGDEEGKGGIYNFVTKRGLCRGRNSKISWTQVETGSAITWKYPSCVLQGDNSVGEFYSVAITNNRQQADTGTKMIHIGKNTRSRIVSKGISAGKSDNTYRGLVRVLPGATGAKNYTQCDSLLIGDQCGAHTVPYIETRNPTAQVEHEATTSKVSDEQLFYCRQRGIGEEEAVTLIVNGFCKEVLQALPMEFAVEAQKLVGISLEGSVG, translated from the coding sequence ATGGCTGCGGTCACGGAAACGATCGAACAAGTGGAATCGGTAACCAATAATAAGTACAAATACGGTTTTTCCACTGATATCGAAATGGATCTCGCGCCCAAGGGGCTCAGCGAGGATATTGTCCGTTTGATTTCCGCGAAGAAGCACGAGCCCGATTGGCTGCTCGAATTGCGGTTGAAGGCATATCGGACATGGCTGGAAATGCCCGAGCCGGATTGGTCAAAGGTCAGGTTTCCGCCCATCGACTATCAGGACGCGTACTATTACGCCGCGCCGAAGAAAGCCGATGATGGGCCGGAGACACTGGAAGACGTCGACCCGAAGCTTCGCGAGACCTACGAGAAGCTCGGTATTCCGCTGGCCGAGCAGGAATTGCTGGCCGGCGTGAAGAACCGGCAGGTGGCGGTGGATGCCGTTTTTGACAGCGTGTCCGTCGCGACGACCTTCAAGGAAAAGCTGAAGGAAGCCGGCGTCATCTTCTGCCCGATCTCCGAGGCCGTGCGCGATCATCCCGAACTCGTGCAGAAATATCTGGGTTCGGTCGTTCCGGTGGCCGACAACAAGCATGCCTGTCTCAACAGCGCCGTCTTCACCGACGGATCGTTTGTTTATATTCCACCGGGCGTTACCTGCCCGATGGAACTGTCGACCTATTTCCGGATCAATGCCGCCAATACCGGACAGTTCGAGCGGACGCTGATCATCGCGGACAAGGGTTCGTATGTCAGCTATCTCGAAGGCTGCACGGCGCCGCAGCGCGACGAGCACCAATTGCACGCAGCTGTGGTCGAGCTGATTGCTCTGGACGACGCCGAGATCAAGTATTCGACGGTTCAGAACTGGTATCCTGGCGACGAAGAAGGCAAGGGCGGCATCTACAACTTCGTCACCAAGCGGGGTCTGTGCCGGGGCAGGAATTCCAAGATTTCGTGGACGCAGGTCGAGACCGGCTCCGCCATCACCTGGAAGTATCCGAGCTGCGTGCTTCAGGGGGATAATTCGGTCGGCGAATTCTATTCCGTTGCGATCACCAATAATCGTCAGCAGGCCGATACCGGGACGAAGATGATCCATATCGGCAAGAACACGCGCTCGCGCATCGTTTCCAAGGGTATCAGCGCCGGCAAGTCCGACAATACCTATCGTGGACTCGTCCGCGTCCTGCCGGGGGCAACGGGAGCCAAGAACTATACCCAGTGCGACAGCCTGCTGATCGGCGACCAGTGCGGCGCGCACACCGTGCCCTATATCGAGACCCGCAATCCGACGGCGCAGGTGGAGCACGAAGCCACGACGTCCAAGGTGTCGGACGAGCAGCTTTTTTACTGCCGCCAGCGCGGTATTGGCGAGGAAGAGGCGGTGACCCTGATCGTCAACGGCTTCTGCAAGGAAGTGCTGCAAGCGTTGCCGATGGAATTCGCGGTCGAAGCGCAGAAACTGGTCGGGATCAGCCTGGAAGGCTCGGTCGGCTGA